In one Sphingobium sp. MI1205 genomic region, the following are encoded:
- the nusB gene encoding transcription antitermination factor NusB, which yields MNERSKSRSAARLAAVQALYQLEMEGIPLATLLHEFHQHRLGATIEDVTYAQAEESFFDDIVTGVEKRRSEIDGIVTARLSKGWSLERLDKPMRQILRAGTYELLARKDVSTGTVISEYVDVAHAFYDKREAGFVNGLLDGVAKDVRK from the coding sequence ATGAACGAACGCTCCAAATCCCGCTCCGCCGCCCGCCTCGCCGCGGTTCAGGCGCTGTATCAGTTGGAGATGGAGGGCATCCCGCTTGCGACGCTGTTGCACGAGTTCCATCAGCACCGGCTGGGCGCGACGATCGAGGATGTTACCTATGCCCAGGCGGAGGAAAGCTTTTTCGACGATATCGTGACCGGCGTGGAAAAGCGCCGCAGCGAGATCGACGGTATCGTCACGGCGCGCCTGTCCAAGGGCTGGAGCCTGGAAAGGCTCGACAAGCCGATGCGGCAGATTCTACGGGCGGGCACATATGAACTGCTCGCGCGGAAGGATGTATCGACCGGAACGGTGATCAGCGAATATGTCGATGTCGCCCATGCCTTTTACGACAAGCGTGAAGCAGGCTTCGTTAACGGCTTGCTCGATGGCGTGGCAAAGGATGTGCGGAAGTAG